A region from the Planktothrix sp. FACHB-1365 genome encodes:
- a CDS encoding AAA family ATPase: MRLISIQLCNFRQFYGKTPEIILGYGERNTTVIHGNNGAGKTTLMNAFTWVLYEKFSAAFAISEHLVNKRALNESEPGKGVGCWVELIFEHDHKRYLVKRICRAYKNGSEIEQTASQLYMQVAGDDGRWGMPPHPPEEIINRILPLSLHQYFFFDGERIEQIVRDERKVEIADATKELLGVEVLNRAIKHLGEAKKSLETDLGMIGNPETKKYLHEKKKAEQEIERLLQRQTEITQELDHQKQVKSTLSERLMELSGAAELQQLRNELDLKKQLLREQLHQGHVAINRGISTKGYTVLIPELTAEFRTIFSEMRERGELNTGITKQFLQGLLAEKKCICGAELIPGNTGCGQVEHWLNQAGTADIDETAIRLSSQVDELDKQATEFWDEINRQQLNIQTYREELQRIENELDSITNKLRKFPDENIQELQKRLDEIELKISELNRETGSNQQQIENFKATVESLSRQIDKQQMNEIKQVLMQRRIAATQDAILRLTEVKDRLDQQFRCQLEKRVQKLFSQISFTPYLPKLTEKYELKLVETTAGEEAEVAASTGENQILSLSFIGGIIDGVREWSQKNTLMGPDSSTFPIVMDSPFGSLDEIYRRQIANIIPQLANQLIVLVTKTQWRGEVAEEMEKRIGREYILSYNSPKPDCEEDWIELGGQRYPLVHQSSNEFEYTEILEVEYDF, encoded by the coding sequence TATGGGAAAACCCCAGAAATTATTTTGGGTTATGGGGAGAGAAATACAACGGTTATTCATGGTAATAATGGAGCCGGAAAAACCACATTAATGAATGCGTTTACTTGGGTTTTGTATGAAAAGTTTAGTGCAGCCTTTGCCATTTCTGAACATTTAGTCAATAAACGAGCATTAAATGAATCTGAACCCGGAAAAGGGGTAGGATGTTGGGTAGAATTAATCTTTGAACATGATCATAAACGATATTTAGTCAAACGGATTTGTCGAGCGTATAAAAATGGTAGTGAGATTGAACAAACAGCCAGTCAATTATATATGCAAGTGGCGGGAGATGATGGACGCTGGGGAATGCCGCCTCACCCTCCAGAGGAAATTATTAATCGAATTTTACCCTTAAGTTTACATCAATATTTCTTTTTTGATGGAGAGCGAATTGAGCAGATTGTTAGAGATGAACGTAAAGTAGAAATTGCGGATGCAACAAAAGAGTTATTAGGAGTTGAAGTCTTAAATCGAGCTATTAAACATTTAGGGGAAGCTAAAAAATCCTTAGAAACCGATTTAGGAATGATTGGAAATCCTGAAACTAAAAAATATTTACACGAAAAGAAAAAAGCGGAACAGGAAATTGAACGTTTGTTGCAAAGACAAACTGAAATCACCCAAGAGTTAGACCACCAAAAGCAGGTAAAATCAACCTTAAGTGAGAGATTAATGGAGTTAAGTGGTGCGGCTGAATTACAACAATTACGGAATGAATTAGACCTAAAAAAACAATTACTCCGAGAACAACTGCATCAAGGTCACGTCGCTATTAATCGAGGAATTTCAACCAAAGGCTATACGGTTTTAATTCCTGAATTAACAGCAGAATTTAGAACAATATTTTCTGAAATGCGAGAACGGGGGGAGTTGAATACCGGAATTACCAAACAGTTTTTGCAGGGTTTATTAGCGGAAAAAAAATGTATTTGTGGGGCTGAATTAATCCCTGGAAATACGGGATGTGGACAAGTTGAACATTGGTTAAATCAAGCGGGAACGGCTGATATTGATGAAACAGCAATTCGGTTAAGTAGCCAAGTCGATGAATTAGATAAACAAGCGACTGAATTTTGGGACGAAATTAATCGCCAACAACTGAATATTCAAACTTATCGAGAAGAATTACAACGGATTGAAAATGAACTCGATAGCATTACCAATAAACTGAGAAAGTTTCCTGATGAGAATATTCAAGAGTTACAAAAACGGTTAGATGAAATTGAACTCAAAATTAGTGAGTTAAATCGAGAAACAGGTTCAAATCAGCAACAAATTGAGAATTTTAAAGCAACGGTTGAGAGTTTATCTCGACAAATTGATAAACAACAAATGAATGAAATTAAACAAGTATTAATGCAGCGAAGAATTGCAGCAACTCAAGATGCAATCTTACGTTTAACTGAAGTTAAAGACCGTTTAGACCAACAATTTCGCTGTCAGTTAGAAAAGCGAGTGCAAAAATTATTTAGTCAAATTTCTTTTACGCCTTATTTACCCAAATTAACGGAAAAATATGAATTAAAATTAGTGGAGACTACCGCCGGAGAGGAAGCAGAAGTCGCGGCTTCAACGGGGGAAAATCAGATTTTAAGTTTATCGTTTATTGGGGGAATTATTGATGGGGTGAGAGAATGGAGCCAAAAAAATACCTTAATGGGCCCTGATAGTAGTACCTTTCCCATTGTTATGGACTCACCTTTTGGCAGTTTAGATGAAATTTATCGCCGACAAATTGCCAATATTATTCCACAATTAGCGAATCAATTAATTGTTTTAGTCACAAAAACTCAATGGCGGGGAGAAGTCGCAGAAGAAATGGAAAAACGCATCGGACGGGAATATATTCTATCCTACAATTCTCCTAAACCTGATTGTGAGGAAGATTGGATAGAATTAGGAGGACAGCGTTATCCTTTAGTGCATCAAAGTTCCAATGAGTTTGAATATACGGAAATTTTAGAAGTGGAATATGATTTTTAA
- a CDS encoding plasmid replication protein, CyRepA1 family — protein sequence MDYLTEWTESGVDEELTQLNVIPLDGYRPLDYLLYADTLPRLNTGRLSEPILNRYKHLYDGGWWCSGIDILTGNPDLWGCFKPIKPRLSLDQRKCIKYEHPPNTPMGIFALRISRTIWERISQKYGVEINSSDIQPHQPDLGFWRWVICHPELPLCITEGAKKAGALLTAGYIAIALPGIHSGYRVPRDQYGNRIAKPALIQQLQQFVNKNRKIYMVFDQDTKPKTIKAVNSAIQQTGYLLKEAGCSVYVVNWNPQLGKGVDDLIAEQGQTVFDQAYETATPLETWKALSYNRLTYSPNIYLNNRYLSAIKIPQSAKLIAIKSPKGTGKTKILETLVQDALEKKQWVLVIGHRIRLIEALCQRFGLQYMKSAVETPNSALGYGLCIDSLHPNSSVKFEAKDWSNGLVILDEVEQVLWHGLNSETCQNHRVSILKSFKTLLQNVLGGNGQVVISDADLSDTAIDYLTALSGIHLQPFVIQNQWRPSPDEAWTIYNYLGNTPDQLVKDLEQHIAEGGKPFVCLSAQKLTSQWGTRTLETYLKTQFPDRSILRIDSESLADPTHPAYGSIANLNQELKSYDIVLASPSIETGVSIEIKNHFTSVWGIFQGIQAENSVRQALGRIRENIPRFIWMANRGFNQVGNGATSMSSLLGSGQRLTRLNIRLLQQSDFAGLDDLGMGFQSESLVCWAKMAVRFNAGMDHYRQTILTALAGEGHQIIEVPEAQKIPKNAIKSTQKFKPKNSERPTLNELILAVKDQNYQAESLAVIHSMDLSDCQYYYVQKKLAKTPEERRAIRKYELKLRYGVAVTSDLIAKDDQGWYEQLRIHYFLTVGRPYLMGRDALIARRLMEQGKGNIFAPDFNRSQLGAIIGIMELLGIPALLKNPERDLKNTDTDLQTITEIALKDRNAIKTITGIGLAKNSSPITILQRFLDKISYRLTCVRVQSEGKKRVRVYRVLNPQDNREQIFQHWLKLEGQYPGQLDTTIPENKFISTPFQFTPDYIQLSLFNS from the coding sequence ATGGACTATTTAACAGAGTGGACAGAAAGTGGCGTTGATGAAGAACTCACCCAACTTAATGTAATTCCTCTGGATGGGTATCGTCCGTTAGATTATCTTCTCTATGCTGATACCCTTCCGCGATTAAACACAGGTCGTTTATCAGAACCTATTCTTAACCGCTATAAACATCTTTATGATGGAGGTTGGTGGTGTTCTGGGATTGATATTTTGACTGGAAATCCTGATTTGTGGGGATGTTTTAAACCGATTAAACCTCGCTTAAGTTTAGATCAGAGGAAATGTATTAAATATGAACATCCTCCCAATACACCCATGGGAATTTTTGCTCTGAGAATTTCTCGAACTATTTGGGAACGCATTTCTCAAAAATATGGCGTGGAAATCAATTCCTCTGATATTCAACCCCATCAACCAGATTTAGGATTTTGGCGCTGGGTAATTTGTCATCCTGAACTACCTTTATGTATTACTGAAGGAGCTAAGAAAGCCGGTGCATTATTAACAGCCGGATATATTGCGATCGCACTTCCTGGGATTCATAGTGGCTACCGAGTTCCCCGTGATCAATATGGAAATAGAATTGCTAAACCTGCTTTAATTCAGCAGTTACAGCAGTTTGTGAATAAAAATCGGAAGATTTATATGGTCTTTGATCAAGATACTAAACCAAAAACAATTAAAGCCGTTAATTCAGCCATTCAGCAAACGGGATACTTATTAAAAGAGGCGGGATGTTCAGTTTATGTTGTCAATTGGAATCCTCAGTTGGGGAAAGGAGTTGATGACTTAATTGCAGAACAAGGACAAACAGTATTTGATCAAGCGTATGAAACAGCAACTCCCTTAGAAACCTGGAAAGCATTGTCTTATAATCGCTTAACTTATTCCCCAAATATTTACCTCAATAATCGCTATTTATCTGCGATAAAAATACCTCAATCAGCTAAATTAATCGCAATTAAATCTCCCAAAGGGACTGGAAAAACAAAAATATTAGAAACCCTAGTTCAAGATGCACTTGAAAAAAAACAATGGGTTTTAGTGATTGGTCATCGAATTCGACTCATTGAAGCGTTATGTCAACGGTTTGGATTACAATACATGAAATCTGCCGTTGAAACCCCTAATTCTGCTTTAGGGTATGGATTATGTATTGATTCATTACATCCTAATTCTAGCGTTAAATTTGAAGCAAAAGACTGGTCAAATGGACTGGTTATTTTAGATGAAGTTGAACAAGTATTATGGCATGGATTAAACTCAGAAACCTGCCAAAATCATCGAGTTTCTATTCTAAAATCCTTCAAAACTCTCCTGCAAAATGTCTTGGGAGGAAACGGTCAAGTGGTGATTTCTGATGCCGATTTAAGCGATACCGCTATTGATTATTTAACCGCCTTATCCGGTATTCATCTACAACCTTTTGTGATTCAAAATCAGTGGCGACCTTCACCCGATGAAGCGTGGACAATTTATAACTATTTAGGAAATACCCCTGACCAACTGGTGAAAGACTTAGAACAACATATTGCAGAAGGGGGGAAACCTTTTGTTTGTTTATCTGCCCAAAAATTAACAAGTCAATGGGGAACTCGTACCCTAGAAACCTATTTAAAAACTCAATTTCCAGATCGTTCTATCTTGAGAATAGATTCCGAATCTTTAGCTGACCCTACTCATCCTGCCTATGGTTCAATTGCTAACTTAAATCAAGAGCTAAAATCCTATGATATTGTGTTAGCTTCTCCCTCGATTGAAACGGGAGTTAGTATTGAAATTAAAAATCATTTTACCTCAGTTTGGGGCATATTTCAAGGGATTCAAGCGGAAAATTCTGTCCGTCAAGCATTGGGACGAATTCGAGAGAATATTCCCCGATTTATTTGGATGGCAAACCGAGGATTTAATCAAGTAGGAAATGGCGCAACTTCTATGAGTTCTTTACTCGGTAGTGGACAACGATTAACTCGCTTAAATATTCGGCTGTTGCAACAATCAGATTTTGCAGGATTAGATGATTTAGGAATGGGATTTCAATCTGAATCTTTAGTCTGTTGGGCAAAAATGGCAGTGCGATTTAATGCAGGAATGGATCATTATCGGCAAACAATTTTAACAGCGTTAGCAGGAGAAGGTCATCAGATTATTGAGGTTCCCGAAGCCCAAAAAATACCCAAAAATGCAATAAAATCGACGCAAAAATTTAAACCCAAAAATTCAGAGCGTCCAACGCTTAATGAACTTATTTTAGCGGTTAAGGATCAGAATTACCAAGCGGAAAGTTTGGCTGTGATTCATTCTATGGATTTAAGCGATTGTCAATATTATTATGTCCAAAAAAAATTAGCCAAAACTCCAGAAGAACGTCGCGCAATCCGTAAATATGAGTTAAAATTACGCTATGGGGTAGCTGTGACCTCGGATTTAATTGCTAAAGATGATCAAGGATGGTATGAACAACTCCGAATTCATTATTTCTTAACCGTAGGTCGTCCCTATTTAATGGGTCGAGATGCGTTAATTGCAAGACGGTTAATGGAACAAGGAAAGGGTAATATTTTTGCTCCAGATTTTAATCGTTCTCAGTTAGGAGCTATAATTGGAATCATGGAATTATTAGGAATTCCTGCCTTACTGAAAAATCCTGAACGGGATTTGAAAAATACCGATACTGACTTACAAACCATTACTGAAATAGCCCTTAAAGATAGAAATGCCATCAAAACGATTACAGGAATTGGACTCGCTAAAAATTCAAGTCCTATTACAATTTTACAACGTTTTTTAGATAAAATTAGTTATCGTTTAACCTGTGTTAGGGTGCAAAGTGAAGGAAAAAAACGGGTTAGAGTTTATCGGGTTCTAAATCCCCAAGATAACCGAGAACAAATCTTTCAACATTGGTTAAAATTAGAAGGTCAATATCCGGGTCAATTAGACACAACCATTCCTGAAAATAAGTTCATTTCAACTCCTTTTCAATTCACACCAGACTATATCCAACTCTCCCTGTTCAACTCTTAG
- a CDS encoding M48 family metalloprotease: protein MFPLLQSTQKLAILTCLSTLFFPTPLLAESLTPETVLMAQNPSNDELYKQAKEELSEDVYVIYRVVERIARANGLDNTPWRVGIVNEYNINAFATEVNLIAIYTGILDQLAGDSSAIACVIGHEMAHHVERHIALGPAEEAALKERIQKEAEEQVLAEIQDAKSDATGTSIGGAVLQTVGGFLGGWGRTAGSVGNSALQGASRQRLAQAEERIKEIVQEKTTELEQKLAENNRKQEFEADEVGYQYIAKAGFDAEGCIRVMDVLGRTSGAEFDTTHPAIPKRIEQLRVLMNQYPPATLAQEGESLIKSTQPLTYDLSKDGQSLRINSRRGGSAADDIDRRFGQ, encoded by the coding sequence ATGTTTCCGTTGTTGCAATCTACTCAAAAATTAGCCATTCTCACCTGTTTAAGTACCCTATTTTTCCCTACACCTCTTTTAGCGGAATCATTGACTCCCGAAACTGTTTTAATGGCTCAAAATCCATCCAATGATGAGCTTTATAAACAAGCGAAAGAAGAACTTTCAGAAGATGTTTATGTGATTTATCGGGTTGTAGAAAGAATTGCCAGAGCTAATGGTTTAGATAATACCCCTTGGAGGGTGGGAATTGTGAATGAATATAATATTAATGCCTTTGCAACAGAAGTTAATTTAATTGCGATTTATACAGGAATTTTAGACCAATTAGCGGGAGATTCTTCGGCTATTGCTTGTGTCATTGGTCATGAAATGGCACATCATGTTGAACGTCATATTGCCTTAGGGCCAGCCGAAGAAGCCGCTTTAAAAGAACGCATTCAAAAAGAAGCCGAAGAACAAGTTTTAGCTGAAATTCAAGATGCTAAATCTGATGCAACGGGAACTTCAATTGGAGGGGCTGTTTTGCAAACGGTGGGAGGTTTTTTAGGCGGTTGGGGTCGGACGGCGGGAAGCGTGGGAAATAGTGCGTTACAAGGTGCGAGTCGCCAACGTTTAGCGCAAGCAGAAGAACGGATAAAAGAAATTGTTCAAGAAAAAACCACAGAATTAGAACAAAAACTTGCTGAAAATAATCGTAAACAAGAATTTGAAGCTGATGAAGTTGGCTATCAATATATTGCTAAAGCGGGGTTTGACGCGGAAGGATGTATTCGAGTTATGGATGTTTTAGGACGCACATCCGGCGCTGAATTTGATACCACTCATCCGGCTATTCCTAAGCGAATTGAACAGCTTAGAGTGTTAATGAATCAGTACCCTCCTGCAACGTTAGCGCAAGAAGGCGAAAGCTTAATTAAATCGACTCAACCCCTGACTTATGACCTTTCAAAAGATGGTCAATCTTTAAGAATTAATTCCCGTCGAGGGGGTTCTGCTGCGGATGATATTGACCGCCGTTTTGGTCAGTAA